One Actinoplanes missouriensis 431 DNA segment encodes these proteins:
- a CDS encoding flavin-containing monooxygenase, whose product MPEHSQSADDPLRDVEIIVVGAGFSGLGLGIQLKRRGHESFVILERADDVGGSWRDNTYPGVACDVPSPLYSFSFRTNPSWSRMYSPGPEIFDYLKDAAAEEGLRPHLRFGADMLDARWDENAKRWTVRTPRGEFRSEILVSATGHLTDVKYPEIPGLDTFPGDLFHSARWNHDIPLEGKRIGVVGTGASAVQIVPQLAGLAERLVVFQRSAPYIRPRNDRAFSVAEKRLFQRDERSVEELRELLFWTNDYFFASRRMLPGFIDEMRAHTLNHLATQVPDPDLRAKLTPDYEVGCKRVLASDDYYPALLKPNVELEAAAFDRVEGQTVVSSAGNSFDLDVLVFATGFETYDLPSAHRIHGRGGLALSDHWAGGMQAYNSTAVTGFPNMFLVNGPGTSLGHNSIIYMIEAQVDHILAALEWRALNGGAVLEVSAEAEEQYAHRLDTLAAGTVNLRGGCSSWYVDPRNGRATLTWPDVAHRFRDQCAAFDATAYGVAAAADRS is encoded by the coding sequence ATGCCCGAACACTCCCAGTCAGCTGACGACCCGCTGCGCGACGTCGAGATCATCGTCGTCGGCGCGGGCTTCTCCGGCCTCGGCCTCGGCATTCAGCTGAAACGCCGCGGGCACGAGTCGTTCGTGATCCTGGAGCGCGCCGACGACGTCGGAGGATCCTGGCGCGACAACACCTATCCCGGTGTCGCCTGCGACGTCCCGTCGCCGCTGTACTCCTTCTCGTTCCGTACCAATCCGTCGTGGTCGCGCATGTACTCGCCGGGCCCGGAGATCTTCGACTACCTGAAGGACGCAGCCGCAGAGGAAGGCCTGCGGCCGCACCTGCGGTTCGGCGCCGACATGCTCGACGCCCGGTGGGACGAGAACGCCAAGCGCTGGACCGTGCGGACCCCGCGCGGAGAGTTCCGCAGCGAGATCCTGGTGTCCGCCACCGGGCACCTCACCGATGTCAAATACCCCGAGATCCCCGGCCTGGACACCTTCCCCGGTGACCTGTTCCACTCGGCGCGCTGGAACCACGACATCCCGCTCGAGGGCAAACGGATCGGCGTCGTCGGCACCGGTGCGTCGGCCGTGCAGATCGTTCCTCAGCTGGCCGGGCTTGCGGAGCGGCTGGTCGTCTTCCAGCGCTCGGCGCCGTACATCCGGCCGCGCAACGACCGAGCCTTCAGCGTCGCCGAGAAGCGGCTGTTCCAGCGGGACGAGCGCAGCGTCGAGGAGTTGCGCGAACTGCTGTTCTGGACCAACGACTACTTCTTCGCCTCACGACGGATGCTTCCCGGGTTCATCGACGAGATGCGCGCGCACACGCTGAACCACCTGGCCACCCAGGTCCCCGACCCGGACCTGCGTGCCAAGCTGACGCCCGACTACGAGGTCGGCTGCAAGCGGGTGCTCGCGTCGGACGACTACTATCCCGCCCTGCTCAAGCCGAACGTCGAGCTCGAGGCGGCGGCGTTCGACCGCGTCGAGGGACAGACGGTCGTCAGTTCCGCGGGGAACTCGTTCGACCTCGACGTGCTGGTCTTCGCGACCGGATTCGAGACCTACGACCTGCCGTCCGCGCACCGGATCCACGGCCGCGGAGGTCTCGCGCTCAGCGACCACTGGGCCGGCGGCATGCAGGCGTACAACTCCACCGCGGTGACCGGCTTTCCCAACATGTTCCTGGTCAACGGGCCGGGTACAAGCTTGGGGCACAACTCCATCATCTACATGATCGAGGCGCAGGTCGATCACATCCTCGCGGCGCTGGAGTGGCGCGCGCTCAACGGCGGGGCCGTCCTGGAGGTCAGCGCCGAGGCCGAGGAGCAGTACGCCCACCGGCTCGACACCCTGGCGGCCGGGACGGTGAACCTGCGCGGAGGGTGCAGCAGCTGGTACGTCGACCCCCGGAACGGGCGCGCGACGCTGACCTGGCCCGACGTGGCACACCGGTTCCGTGACCAGTGCGCCGCGTTCGACGCGACGGCCTACGGAGTCGCCGCTGCCGCCGACCGGAGCTGA
- a CDS encoding flavin reductase family protein — protein sequence MQITTAHLSSRTEPLELRRVYGCFPTGVAAVCALGEDGTANGMAVSSFTTVSLDPPLVSVSMQSTSTTWPVLRQAPTLGVSVLAHGQKAAAAALAARGIDRFANVPHLTTPSGAVLIDGATAWMECAVEAEHVAGDHTIVLLRVHTSAGDPARAPLVFHGSRFHGLQEL from the coding sequence ATGCAGATCACGACGGCACATTTGAGCAGCCGCACCGAGCCACTTGAGCTCCGCCGCGTCTACGGTTGTTTCCCCACGGGCGTGGCCGCGGTCTGCGCTCTGGGTGAGGACGGCACCGCGAACGGCATGGCGGTCAGCTCGTTCACCACCGTTTCTCTCGACCCGCCGCTGGTCTCGGTCAGCATGCAGTCGACGTCGACCACCTGGCCCGTGCTGAGGCAGGCGCCCACGCTCGGCGTCAGTGTCCTCGCCCATGGGCAGAAGGCCGCCGCTGCGGCGTTGGCCGCCCGGGGTATCGACCGGTTCGCGAACGTACCGCACCTGACGACACCGTCCGGGGCTGTTCTGATCGATGGCGCCACCGCCTGGATGGAGTGCGCTGTCGAAGCCGAGCACGTGGCCGGGGATCACACGATTGTTCTGCTGCGGGTGCACACCAGCGCAGGCGACCCGGCGCGGGCTCCGCTGGTCTTTCACGGCAGCCGTTTCCACGGCCTACAAGAACTGTGA
- a CDS encoding cupin domain-containing protein, whose amino-acid sequence MALEPYPTDPGRLSHGAEINAAMLWHRDNGELGAVWEMTPGVLDDVDGDESFVILSGKARIDFPDGRVLDLGPSDAAVLSKGDPCRWTTLETVRKVVVFRLA is encoded by the coding sequence ATGGCACTCGAGCCGTACCCGACCGACCCCGGCCGCCTCAGCCACGGTGCTGAGATCAACGCCGCGATGCTGTGGCACCGTGACAACGGCGAGCTCGGCGCGGTGTGGGAGATGACGCCCGGCGTCCTCGACGACGTCGACGGCGACGAGTCGTTCGTCATCCTGAGCGGGAAGGCGCGCATCGACTTCCCCGACGGGCGCGTCCTCGACCTCGGCCCCAGCGACGCCGCGGTCCTCAGCAAGGGCGACCCCTGCCGGTGGACGACCCTGGAGACCGTACGCAAGGTGGTCGTCTTCCGCCTCGCCTGA
- a CDS encoding cytochrome P450 — protein sequence MRGRRTMTDLHETAPSPSRQAPLPPGIPRRVPAIALTVLLSRFQHLLMPLLHRRYGDLFHMRVFPEGDVVQMCDIEQIKQVFSGPASVFHAGEGNIALKPIMGEHSVLVTDEDVHLRARKLLMPAFNGAALRGYRTMMTDVAEAEADTWRAGRPFSAHDRMRALTFEIILRVVFGVSEGPRLDELRALLLSVTQIGTLQVLAWQSPRLYRFGPWRALAEKEQRSNELLLDEIRERRTAPDLAARTDVLSKLLTVPADGSPMSDQELRDQLITLLLAGHETTATALAWAFHELAHDPARLDRATAAADTGDDAYLEAVVKEAMRLRPVVSEVGRKLTEPVEIGGYRIPAGWTVMPSIQLVHQDSRHYDDPGEFRPERFLGADAPASGAWFPFGGGVRRCLGAGFSLIEATVVLRVILSRFTITPDRPRRESARPHTIGVVPARGSRIVVRPR from the coding sequence ATGCGAGGAAGGCGAACGATGACGGATCTGCACGAAACAGCTCCTTCGCCGTCGCGCCAGGCGCCGTTGCCCCCGGGAATTCCGCGCCGAGTCCCGGCGATCGCGCTCACCGTGCTTCTGAGCCGTTTTCAGCACCTGCTCATGCCGCTGCTGCACCGTCGCTACGGCGACCTCTTCCACATGCGGGTGTTCCCGGAGGGCGACGTCGTGCAGATGTGCGACATCGAGCAGATCAAGCAGGTGTTCTCCGGACCGGCCTCGGTGTTTCACGCGGGGGAAGGCAACATCGCGCTCAAGCCGATCATGGGGGAGCACTCGGTTCTCGTCACCGACGAGGACGTGCATCTGCGCGCTCGCAAACTGTTGATGCCCGCTTTCAACGGTGCGGCGCTGCGTGGATACCGCACCATGATGACCGACGTCGCCGAGGCCGAGGCGGACACCTGGCGTGCCGGACGCCCCTTCAGCGCGCACGACCGGATGCGAGCGCTCACCTTCGAGATCATCTTGCGCGTCGTCTTCGGGGTCAGCGAAGGACCGCGCCTCGACGAACTGCGCGCGCTGCTGCTGTCCGTGACGCAGATCGGCACCCTCCAGGTCCTCGCCTGGCAGAGTCCTCGGCTGTATCGCTTCGGCCCGTGGCGCGCCCTCGCCGAAAAGGAACAGCGGAGCAACGAACTGCTTCTCGACGAGATCCGGGAACGGCGTACCGCCCCGGACCTGGCCGCACGCACCGATGTCCTGTCGAAGCTTCTGACGGTGCCGGCGGACGGTTCGCCGATGTCCGACCAGGAACTGCGCGATCAGCTGATCACCTTGCTGCTCGCCGGGCACGAGACCACCGCCACCGCACTGGCCTGGGCATTCCACGAACTGGCACATGACCCGGCGCGGCTCGATCGCGCTACCGCCGCCGCCGACACCGGCGATGACGCTTACCTGGAGGCGGTCGTCAAGGAAGCGATGCGGCTGCGCCCGGTCGTCAGCGAGGTGGGACGCAAACTCACCGAGCCCGTCGAGATCGGCGGCTATCGTATCCCGGCCGGCTGGACCGTCATGCCGTCCATCCAGCTGGTGCACCAGGATTCCCGGCACTACGACGACCCGGGCGAGTTCCGGCCGGAACGATTCCTCGGCGCCGACGCCCCCGCATCGGGAGCCTGGTTTCCCTTCGGCGGTGGAGTACGCCGCTGCCTGGGTGCGGGCTTCTCCCTCATCGAGGCCACTGTCGTGCTCCGCGTGATCCTGTCGCGTTTCACGATCACCCCCGACCGGCCCCGCCGTGAGAGCGCCCGGCCGCACACCATCGGTGTGGTGCCGGCACGCGGTTCCCGTATCGTCGTGCGTCCCCGGTAG
- a CDS encoding SDR family NAD(P)-dependent oxidoreductase, whose protein sequence is MAQRMQGKIALVSGAARGQGASHARLLAAEGAAVLCTDILDDLGQGTVAAIRKDGGVAEFLHLDVRSSADWEAAVGYAEKTWGKLDVLINNAGIVAMAGVADCSDEEWTNTIAVNQTGPFLGTRAAIPAFRRAGGGVIVNTASIQAVRSSWGYAAYQISKAAVISLTKTTAIEYGIENIRANAVCPSAVDTAMLASEMEIFADNPYFDFERDYLSRVPIGNRVAQPEEISTVVLHLASDDSAFTTGLVYQVDGGFGI, encoded by the coding sequence ATGGCACAGCGAATGCAAGGAAAGATTGCGCTCGTCAGCGGGGCGGCCCGGGGGCAGGGGGCGTCGCACGCTCGTTTGCTCGCTGCTGAAGGAGCCGCCGTCCTCTGCACCGACATCCTCGACGATCTCGGTCAGGGAACGGTTGCTGCCATCCGTAAGGATGGCGGCGTGGCCGAGTTCCTGCACCTCGACGTCCGGTCGAGTGCAGATTGGGAGGCTGCCGTCGGGTATGCCGAGAAGACCTGGGGAAAGCTGGACGTTCTGATCAACAACGCCGGCATCGTGGCGATGGCGGGCGTTGCCGACTGCTCCGACGAGGAGTGGACGAACACCATTGCGGTCAACCAGACCGGCCCGTTCCTCGGCACGCGCGCGGCGATCCCGGCGTTCCGCCGCGCGGGCGGTGGCGTCATCGTCAACACCGCCTCCATTCAGGCGGTGCGTAGTTCCTGGGGTTATGCCGCCTACCAGATTTCCAAGGCCGCCGTGATTTCTTTGACCAAGACGACGGCGATTGAGTACGGCATCGAGAACATCCGTGCCAACGCCGTCTGCCCCTCCGCCGTCGATACCGCGATGCTGGCCTCAGAAATGGAGATCTTCGCGGACAATCCGTATTTCGACTTCGAGCGCGACTACCTCTCCCGTGTGCCGATCGGTAATCGAGTGGCGCAGCCTGAGGAGATCTCGACGGTTGTCCTTCACCTGGCGTCGGACGACTCGGCTTTCACCACCGGCCTGGTGTACCAGGTTGACGGCGGCTTCGGGATCTGA
- a CDS encoding TetR/AcrR family transcriptional regulator codes for MTDTTRRPATRDKERTRQAVIAATERLVQERGMRFSIADVAAAAEISKGGVLYHFTNRDALLVAVVEHAIARFHSEVMRHTDITENRAGKLLRGYVRALCGGSDEAVQVFAPFTHWAGIEEIPEIAELLRADAAWWRTALLDDGLPAARTHSVRFAAEGVAAAITTEIAYITADDLALTRAALLELAEPDPA; via the coding sequence ATGACCGACACCACTAGACGACCTGCGACACGCGACAAGGAACGCACCCGCCAGGCTGTCATCGCCGCCACCGAACGGCTGGTGCAGGAGCGCGGAATGCGATTCAGCATCGCCGACGTCGCCGCGGCCGCCGAGATCTCCAAAGGCGGGGTGCTCTACCACTTCACCAATCGCGACGCGCTCCTGGTCGCCGTCGTCGAGCACGCCATCGCACGCTTTCACAGCGAGGTGATGCGGCACACCGACATCACCGAGAACCGCGCCGGCAAACTGCTGCGCGGCTACGTCCGCGCGCTCTGCGGTGGCAGCGACGAGGCCGTTCAGGTGTTCGCCCCCTTCACCCACTGGGCCGGCATCGAGGAGATCCCCGAGATCGCGGAGCTTCTGCGCGCCGATGCCGCGTGGTGGCGCACCGCGCTGCTCGACGACGGGTTGCCGGCCGCCCGAACGCACAGCGTCCGCTTCGCCGCCGAGGGCGTCGCCGCCGCGATCACGACCGAGATCGCCTACATCACCGCCGACGACCTCGCTCTGACGCGGGCCGCGCTGCTCGAGCTCGCCGAACCCGACCCGGCGTGA
- a CDS encoding MFS transporter: MTAKTTLKRAGRREWLSLIVLTLAVVLLAVDGTVLVLAIPALTADLLPTATQVLWAGDIYSFMLAGLLVTMGNLADRIGRKKLLLIGSVGFGLTSVAAAFAPNPEVLILTRALLGVFGATIMPSTLSILRNMFEDPRQRASAIAVWAAGATGGAAVGPLVGGALLENFWWGSAFLINVPVMILVVVCGILLLPESRNPAGQRIDMASAVLSVATIIPIVYAIKHAASDGIGLSVAVTAVIGLVAGVMFLRRQRRLEHPLVDISLFRVPAFAGAVAAETIAVFAFIGLLFFFSQYLQLVRGLSPLQAGLVELPATIASMLVIAIAAAVLTRLGRGRAIAVSMIVSASGLALLAVAEHTPGYWLLCAALSICGLGAGLSMTLSTDAVVGAVPKERAGAASSVSETAYELGVALGIAVLGSLHNVLYRTHLDLPAGLPDQVRSAFHDSLATGAAIAAQTGDQLAAIMEAAKDAFTESMQVTSLVAAALLLVASAVAWRLIPSTKEVDPPHDRHH; encoded by the coding sequence GTGACTGCAAAAACCACCCTCAAACGCGCCGGCCGGCGTGAATGGCTGTCGCTGATCGTGCTCACGCTCGCCGTGGTGCTGCTGGCAGTCGACGGCACGGTGCTCGTGCTGGCGATCCCGGCGTTGACCGCCGACCTGCTCCCGACCGCGACGCAGGTGCTGTGGGCCGGTGACATCTACTCGTTCATGCTCGCCGGGCTGCTGGTGACGATGGGCAACCTCGCGGACCGGATCGGGCGCAAGAAGTTGCTGCTGATCGGATCGGTCGGGTTCGGGCTCACCTCGGTGGCCGCCGCCTTCGCCCCGAACCCGGAGGTGCTGATCCTCACGCGAGCACTGCTGGGCGTGTTCGGCGCGACGATCATGCCGTCGACCCTGTCGATCCTGCGGAACATGTTCGAGGACCCCAGACAGCGGGCGAGCGCGATCGCGGTGTGGGCGGCCGGCGCGACCGGCGGCGCCGCGGTGGGCCCACTCGTGGGCGGGGCACTGCTGGAGAACTTCTGGTGGGGCTCGGCGTTCCTCATCAACGTGCCCGTGATGATCCTCGTCGTGGTGTGCGGCATTCTGCTGCTACCGGAGTCGAGGAATCCTGCGGGCCAGCGCATCGACATGGCGTCGGCCGTGCTGTCGGTCGCGACGATCATCCCGATCGTCTACGCGATCAAGCACGCGGCCAGCGACGGCATCGGCCTCTCCGTCGCCGTCACCGCGGTGATCGGCCTCGTGGCGGGCGTGATGTTCCTCCGTCGGCAACGCCGGCTCGAACATCCTTTGGTGGACATCTCCCTGTTCCGGGTCCCGGCGTTCGCCGGAGCGGTGGCGGCGGAGACGATCGCGGTCTTCGCCTTCATCGGTCTGCTGTTCTTCTTCTCGCAGTACCTGCAGCTCGTACGCGGTCTCAGCCCTCTGCAGGCCGGCCTGGTGGAGCTGCCCGCCACGATCGCGTCGATGCTCGTCATCGCCATCGCCGCCGCCGTGCTGACCCGCCTGGGCCGCGGCCGCGCCATCGCCGTGTCGATGATCGTCTCCGCGTCCGGTCTCGCGCTGCTGGCCGTCGCCGAGCACACGCCCGGCTACTGGCTGCTGTGCGCCGCGCTCTCGATCTGCGGTCTCGGCGCCGGTCTGAGCATGACGCTGTCCACCGACGCCGTGGTCGGCGCCGTGCCGAAGGAGCGGGCCGGCGCCGCGTCGTCGGTTTCGGAGACCGCGTACGAACTCGGAGTCGCCCTGGGCATCGCCGTGCTCGGGTCACTGCACAACGTCCTCTACCGGACTCACCTCGATCTGCCCGCCGGATTGCCCGACCAGGTGCGCAGCGCCTTCCACGACTCCCTCGCCACCGGTGCCGCCATCGCCGCGCAGACCGGCGACCAGCTTGCTGCCATCATGGAGGCCGCGAAAGACGCCTTCACCGAGAGCATGCAGGTGACCTCCCTGGTCGCCGCGGCGCTCCTGCTGGTGGCATCCGCCGTCGCGTGGCGATTGATCCCGTCGACCAAGGAAGTGGACCCCCCGCATGACCGACACCACTAG
- a CDS encoding FAD-dependent oxidoreductase has product MRVLVVGAGIAGSVASLSMRQAGHEVTVVDAIAEPYRGGYQIQLDQTARQLLEGLGAGDVVAEVSAASPDIRILRKGRSLGRLRPVGYRLARRGELVSAVSRYAATVVPVRFGCRLASIEQRAEQVVAHFDDGTSDTFDLIVGADGLRSTVRRLVFGADDPFFYRNGYRSVWIDVPADAAQHEGADLLAGPGATAQIFPYPGKEEVLLLTSLSTGEYRSETGRLLPGVRQLLNANGPRFNGLRDYTHIVDPDRIRVTRFTQVRMPRWHAGRVVLIGDAAHCVDPLSGSGVHASLLSARTLADELRTTPRNLEAALCRYEARVRPSVKLLQHATAGLLEGLIGRHLRERLGAIPELLRATANAIPATIPRSRSLNRGNLAGINP; this is encoded by the coding sequence ATGCGCGTGTTGGTGGTAGGGGCAGGTATCGCGGGCAGTGTGGCGTCGTTGTCGATGCGCCAGGCCGGGCATGAGGTCACGGTCGTCGACGCCATCGCCGAGCCCTACCGTGGCGGCTATCAGATCCAGCTCGATCAGACGGCTCGGCAGCTGCTCGAGGGTCTGGGCGCCGGGGATGTCGTCGCAGAGGTGAGCGCGGCCTCCCCGGACATCCGGATCCTGCGGAAGGGGCGAAGTCTCGGCAGACTGCGCCCGGTCGGTTACCGGCTCGCTCGCCGTGGCGAGCTGGTGAGCGCGGTCTCCCGGTACGCCGCGACGGTCGTTCCCGTCCGGTTCGGCTGCCGCCTGGCGTCGATCGAACAGCGCGCCGAGCAGGTCGTCGCGCACTTCGACGACGGCACCAGCGACACTTTCGATCTGATCGTCGGTGCGGACGGCTTGCGGTCCACGGTCCGGCGCCTCGTCTTCGGTGCTGACGACCCCTTCTTCTACCGCAACGGTTACCGCAGCGTCTGGATCGATGTGCCGGCCGACGCCGCGCAGCACGAGGGCGCCGACCTGCTGGCCGGTCCCGGCGCAACGGCGCAGATCTTCCCGTACCCCGGCAAGGAAGAAGTTCTGCTGCTCACCTCCCTGAGCACCGGTGAGTACCGCTCTGAAACAGGCCGGTTGCTTCCCGGTGTGAGGCAGCTCCTGAACGCGAACGGCCCGCGGTTCAACGGTCTGCGGGACTACACCCACATTGTCGACCCGGACCGGATCCGCGTCACCCGCTTCACCCAAGTCCGCATGCCTCGCTGGCACGCGGGGCGCGTCGTGCTCATCGGCGACGCCGCTCACTGCGTCGACCCGCTCTCCGGTTCCGGAGTGCACGCGTCACTGCTCAGCGCCAGAACCCTCGCCGACGAGCTGCGCACCACCCCGCGCAACCTCGAGGCCGCGCTGTGCCGCTACGAAGCGCGGGTCCGGCCGAGTGTGAAACTCCTGCAACATGCCACGGCCGGCCTGCTCGAAGGTCTCATCGGCCGGCATCTGCGCGAACGCCTCGGCGCCATCCCCGAGCTTCTGCGGGCCACGGCGAACGCCATCCCCGCCACCATTCCGCGGTCCCGCTCGCTCAACCGCGGCAACCTCGCGGGCATCAATCCCTAG
- a CDS encoding beta-ketoacyl-ACP synthase 3 — MVNPSPRHTGHLGSRIVSVASYRPRTEVGNETIAALIDSSDEWIRRRCGIESRRRAAPDEDLVTMAVAAGSKAIAGAGIDPLDVSAVLVATMSHRGRATTVAPLVADALGATAAAAMDLGAACAGFPYALATADALVRGGAAGYVLLVGAERMTDIIDERDRGTAFLFGDGAGAVVVGPAQTPQIGPVVWGADGSRSEVLRYDEAGILRMAGPEVFRWATAIVPDVARRALDAAGISASDLAAFIPHQANLRITSATAKALELGPHVRVSTDIVTNGNTGAASIPQAMAALPDTTGPALLVGFGAGLAYAAQVVTLP; from the coding sequence ATGGTCAACCCTTCGCCGCGCCACACCGGTCACCTCGGTTCGCGCATCGTGAGCGTCGCCTCCTACCGGCCGCGGACCGAGGTGGGCAACGAGACGATCGCCGCCTTGATCGACTCGAGCGACGAGTGGATCCGCCGGCGCTGCGGCATCGAGTCACGCCGGCGCGCCGCACCCGACGAGGACCTGGTCACGATGGCCGTGGCGGCCGGCTCCAAGGCCATCGCCGGCGCCGGCATCGATCCGCTCGACGTCTCGGCCGTCCTGGTGGCGACGATGTCCCACCGCGGCCGCGCGACCACCGTCGCGCCCCTGGTGGCCGACGCGCTGGGCGCCACCGCCGCCGCCGCGATGGACCTGGGGGCGGCGTGCGCCGGCTTCCCGTACGCGCTGGCCACCGCCGACGCGCTCGTCCGCGGCGGCGCGGCCGGCTACGTGCTCCTGGTCGGCGCCGAGCGGATGACCGACATCATCGACGAACGCGACCGCGGCACGGCGTTCCTCTTCGGCGACGGCGCCGGCGCGGTCGTCGTCGGCCCGGCGCAGACGCCCCAGATCGGCCCGGTGGTGTGGGGCGCCGACGGCTCCCGCAGCGAGGTGCTGCGGTACGACGAGGCGGGCATCCTGCGGATGGCAGGCCCCGAGGTCTTCCGCTGGGCGACCGCCATCGTTCCCGACGTCGCCCGGCGCGCGCTGGACGCGGCGGGCATCTCCGCCTCCGACCTGGCAGCCTTCATCCCTCACCAGGCCAACCTGCGCATCACCTCGGCCACGGCCAAGGCCCTGGAACTCGGCCCGCACGTCCGGGTGTCCACCGACATCGTCACCAACGGCAACACCGGAGCGGCCTCCATCCCGCAGGCGATGGCAGCCCTGCCCGACACGACGGGTCCCGCGCTGCTCGTGGGGTTCGGGGCGGGCCTTGCGTACGCGGCCCAGGTCGTCACCCTGCCCTGA